In a genomic window of Rhododendron vialii isolate Sample 1 chromosome 12a, ASM3025357v1:
- the LOC131310073 gene encoding proteasome subunit beta type-5-B-like, translating into MKFDASGLESHVLRGGVSDDLLSVFPTAPSFEIPGATDFDGFQKEAIQMVKPAKGTTTLAFIFKDGVMVAADSRASMGGYISSQSVKKIIEINPYMLGTMAGGAADCQFWHRNLGIKCRLHELANKRRISVTGASKLLANILYSYRGMGLSVGTMIAGWDETGPGLYYVDSEGGRLKGMRFSVGSGSPYAYGVLDSGYRYDMSVEEAAELARRAIYHATFRDGASGGVASVYHVGPNGWKKLSGDDVAELHYNYYPVEATVVEHEMAETSTA; encoded by the exons ATGAAGTTCGATGCAAGTGGTCTCGAGTCCCACGTGCTGCGTGGCGGAGTGAGCGATGACCTTCTCAGTGTGTTCCCAACTGCTCCATCTTTTGAGATTCCTGGTGCAACCGAT TTTGATGGATTTCAGAAAGAAGCTATCCAAATGGTGAAACCGGCAAAGGGCACAACAACGCTGGCTTTCATTTTCAAGGATGGTGTAATGGTTGCTGCTGACTCCCGTGCTAGCATGGGAGGCTACATCT CTTCACAATCTGTGaagaaaattattgaaattaacCCGTACATGCTCGGCACAATGGCTGGTGGAGCAGCTGATTGCCAATTCTGGCATAGAAACCTGGGCATTAAG TGCCGACTGCATGAACTTGCAAACAAGCGAAGAATTTCAGTTACGGGGGCCTCAAAGCTATTAGCAAACATCCTTTATAGTTACCGTGGAATGGGTTTGTCTGTGGGAACCATGATTGCTGGTTGGGATGAAACG GGTCCTGGGCTGTACTACGTGGATAGTGAGGGAGGACGTCTGAAGGGAATGAGATTCTCTGTTGGATCTGGTTCACCTTATGCTTATGGAGTTCTGGATAGTGG CTATCGTTATGATATGTCAGTGGAAGAAGCTGCAGAGTTGGCTAGACGTGCCATATATCATGCTACATTCCGAGATGGAGCAAGTGGCGGTGTCGCTAGTg TATATCATGTGGGACCCAACGGATGGAAGAAACTCTCTGGGGATGATGTTGCTGAACTTCACTACAATTACTATCCAGTTGAAGCAACAGTGGTAGAACACGAGATGGCTGAGACTTCGACAGCTTGA
- the LOC131310075 gene encoding transcription initiation factor TFIID subunit 4b-like isoform X2, with protein sequence MLVPDVRKQILVINQKAREGEQKQLEAEKLQKLNEMVMPKLMVIKKRDDGCVKILKANKDEDDKMRATAANVAARTTVGGDDMLSKWQS encoded by the exons ATGCTTGTCCCTG ATGTTCGGAAGCAAATCTTGGTGATTAACCAGAAAGCCAGGGAAGGAGAGCAAAAGCAGTTGGAAGCAGAAAAACTCCAAAAGCTCAATGAA ATGGTGATGCCGAAGTTGAtggtgataaaaaagagagatgaTGGTTGTGTAAAAATACTCAAG GCAAACAAAGACGAGGATGACAAGATGCGGGccacagctgcaaatgttgCTGCTCGAACTACTGTTGGAGGGGATGATATGTTGTCAAAATGGCAGAGCTAA
- the LOC131310075 gene encoding transcription initiation factor TFIID subunit 4b-like isoform X1: MLVPDVRKQILVINQKAREGEQKQLEAEKLQKLNEMVMPKLMVIKKRDDGCVKILKVSSMICVANKDEDDKMRATAANVAARTTVGGDDMLSKWQS; encoded by the exons ATGCTTGTCCCTG ATGTTCGGAAGCAAATCTTGGTGATTAACCAGAAAGCCAGGGAAGGAGAGCAAAAGCAGTTGGAAGCAGAAAAACTCCAAAAGCTCAATGAA ATGGTGATGCCGAAGTTGAtggtgataaaaaagagagatgaTGGTTGTGTAAAAATACTCAAGGTATCGAGCATGATTTGTGTG GCAAACAAAGACGAGGATGACAAGATGCGGGccacagctgcaaatgttgCTGCTCGAACTACTGTTGGAGGGGATGATATGTTGTCAAAATGGCAGAGCTAA